One Sulfurimonas crateris genomic window carries:
- a CDS encoding peptidylprolyl isomerase → MITWMQRHKKYLIITIWISTIAFVGAGFVGWGQYSYGDKAGAVAKVGSVEITMGELQKSYSNLYNQYSQMFQGEFDEEKAKSFGLKSQALQFLTQQALVLNLAKSYDLQISDAELLDEIKKQDFFHKDGVFDKEIYKQVLSRNNLSIKEYEADVRKELLIKKALSLLPAVAQESEYEILNTAMNIADKIEYKLLDASQINIDTSDVAIKPFWEMMKSSFMSEVSYDVKFIKQPKLSLEFDDATIIQYYDENKLNFKDSEGKILPLEDAKSMVVSELNAKETKKEALRGYIAYKKGEAKDLEVKDATISISNNPFSKDAIDVVSNLTPLSPFSKPVMVGEDYFTFELLKVNQSQPKSYEEAKSEAIAMYVEQERKRRVSELAKNSFATFKGKTTDFITVNDYNKLTDLSESDANEFLNTLITKNTKRGYITLDSGNIVMYNILEQKLLENDNSNQGDVIARLKSAMFNEGLIKNLQNKYKTEIFIEGL, encoded by the coding sequence ATGATCACATGGATGCAGAGACATAAAAAATATCTCATAATAACTATTTGGATTTCCACAATCGCTTTTGTCGGTGCCGGCTTTGTCGGATGGGGTCAATACAGCTACGGAGACAAAGCCGGAGCAGTTGCCAAAGTTGGCAGTGTCGAGATAACAATGGGCGAACTTCAAAAAAGTTATTCAAATCTTTACAATCAATACTCACAGATGTTTCAGGGAGAATTTGATGAGGAGAAAGCAAAAAGTTTCGGTCTTAAATCACAAGCTCTTCAGTTTTTAACACAGCAGGCACTCGTGCTCAATCTGGCTAAGTCTTATGATCTTCAGATAAGCGACGCAGAGCTGCTAGATGAGATCAAAAAGCAGGATTTTTTCCATAAAGATGGTGTTTTCGACAAAGAGATATACAAGCAGGTTCTATCAAGAAACAACCTAAGCATCAAAGAGTATGAAGCTGACGTAAGAAAAGAGCTTCTCATCAAAAAAGCACTTAGCCTTCTGCCTGCCGTGGCACAAGAGAGTGAGTATGAAATCTTAAATACTGCCATGAACATCGCAGATAAGATAGAGTATAAACTATTAGATGCAAGCCAAATAAACATTGACACTTCAGATGTAGCAATAAAGCCTTTTTGGGAGATGATGAAGAGCAGTTTTATGAGCGAAGTAAGCTATGATGTAAAGTTCATCAAACAGCCAAAACTATCACTTGAGTTTGACGATGCAACTATCATTCAATACTATGATGAGAACAAACTAAACTTTAAAGACAGCGAAGGCAAAATACTCCCGCTGGAAGATGCAAAAAGCATGGTTGTTAGCGAGCTAAATGCTAAAGAGACTAAAAAAGAGGCTCTAAGAGGATATATTGCATACAAAAAGGGAGAAGCTAAAGATTTAGAGGTAAAAGATGCGACTATCTCAATATCAAACAACCCTTTTAGCAAAGACGCTATTGACGTAGTATCAAACCTGACTCCTCTATCTCCTTTCTCTAAGCCTGTAATGGTCGGAGAGGATTACTTTACGTTCGAGCTTTTAAAAGTCAACCAGTCACAGCCAAAAAGCTATGAAGAGGCTAAAAGCGAAGCGATAGCTATGTATGTTGAGCAAGAGAGAAAAAGAAGGGTCTCAGAGCTTGCAAAAAACTCTTTTGCTACATTTAAAGGCAAAACGACCGATTTTATAACGGTTAATGATTATAACAAGCTAACGGATCTAAGTGAGAGTGACGCTAACGAGTTCTTGAACACTCTTATTACAAAAAATACGAAAAGAGGCTATATTACTTTGGATAGCGGAAACATTGTTATGTATAACATCTTGGAACAAAAACTGCTTGAAAACGATAACAGCAATCAAGGTGATGTTATTGCCAGATTGAAAAGTGCTATGTTTAACGAAGGGTTGATAAAAAACCTGCAAAACAAGTACAAAACCGAGATTTTTATCGAAGGACTCTAA
- the ftsA gene encoding cell division protein FtsA, with translation MSRTVLAIDIGSTKICAIIAEIADDNSIAITGAGTCKAQGLKKGSITNIELASRSIKTALNDAKRVSGSEVNTAIVSISGAYTKSLNSSGIVNIQNKEVSFKEIERVMQTSLYNANIPNEYEVLHALPYNFKADDQDYIEDPLGMNASRLEVETHIITTQKSNLNNLRKAVRGAGVEVENIVLTGYASSIATLNDDEKELGVAVIDMGGNTSNITIHSGNSIRYNDFLGVGSNHVTSDLSMALHTPLNIAESVKLNYGSLLNPSSDLIELPIIGDENTTHEVSLEVVHNVIYARVEETLMILAQFIENSGLKDKIGAGIVLTGGFSQMEGMRELAVATFGSVPVRLAKPKEMDGLFDNLRSAEYSSAVGLVMYSASAYTQYEIDVNKRVRHSNEVHTGHASINLTQEPDVSTPHLQEQGSEKKEGMVSISMKKSKKEDEAGAFNKFWNWATQLF, from the coding sequence TTGAGCAGAACTGTTTTAGCCATAGATATTGGTTCGACAAAGATATGTGCAATTATCGCAGAGATAGCTGACGATAACTCCATAGCTATAACAGGAGCGGGAACTTGCAAAGCGCAAGGTCTCAAAAAAGGAAGCATAACAAACATAGAGCTTGCTTCAAGATCTATAAAAACAGCGCTAAATGACGCAAAAAGAGTCTCAGGCAGCGAAGTAAACACTGCAATAGTCTCTATTTCAGGCGCTTACACAAAGAGCCTAAACTCCAGCGGTATCGTAAACATTCAAAACAAAGAGGTCAGTTTTAAAGAGATAGAGCGTGTAATGCAGACATCTCTTTACAATGCCAATATTCCAAACGAGTATGAAGTACTTCATGCACTTCCATATAACTTCAAAGCAGATGACCAAGACTACATAGAAGATCCGCTTGGGATGAATGCTTCAAGACTTGAGGTCGAGACACATATCATCACAACACAAAAATCAAACCTTAATAACTTAAGAAAAGCTGTCCGTGGTGCGGGTGTCGAAGTTGAGAACATTGTACTAACAGGTTACGCATCTTCAATAGCTACACTTAATGATGATGAAAAAGAGCTTGGTGTTGCAGTTATTGATATGGGCGGAAATACAAGCAATATAACCATCCATTCAGGCAACTCCATAAGATACAACGACTTTTTGGGCGTAGGCTCAAACCACGTAACAAGTGATCTTTCAATGGCACTTCACACTCCTCTAAATATTGCCGAGAGCGTAAAATTAAACTACGGCTCACTTCTAAATCCTAGCAGCGACCTAATAGAGCTCCCGATAATAGGCGATGAGAACACTACACACGAAGTCTCTTTAGAAGTCGTACACAATGTTATCTATGCAAGAGTTGAAGAGACTTTGATGATACTAGCTCAGTTTATAGAAAACAGCGGATTAAAAGATAAAATTGGTGCAGGAATAGTTCTTACAGGCGGATTTTCCCAAATGGAAGGGATGAGAGAGCTTGCCGTTGCAACGTTTGGTTCAGTGCCCGTACGTCTTGCAAAACCAAAAGAGATGGACGGTCTTTTTGACAACCTTCGCTCAGCAGAGTACTCAAGTGCCGTAGGTCTTGTTATGTACTCGGCATCCGCATACACTCAGTATGAGATAGATGTAAATAAAAGAGTTAGACACTCAAATGAGGTTCATACGGGTCATGCAAGTATAAACCTTACCCAAGAGCCTGATGTCTCTACACCTCACCTCCAAGAGCAAGGGAGTGAGAAAAAAGAGGGGATGGTCTCTATATCCATGAAGAAGAGTAAAAAAGAGGATGAGGCCGGAGCCTTCAATAAATTTTGGAACTGGGCAACACAGTTATTTTAA